In Gambusia affinis linkage group LG06, SWU_Gaff_1.0, whole genome shotgun sequence, one DNA window encodes the following:
- the fzd9b gene encoding frizzled-9b, with amino-acid sequence MDGCPLQVALALCLLVISSSSFEIGSYDLDRDRPAKCEPIVIPMCQGIGYNLTRMPNFMQHDDQEEAAIKLLEFAPLVKYGCDVHLRFFLCSLYAPMCTDKVSTSIPACRPMCEQAREKCAPIMKQFSYTWPDSLNCSKLPTRNDPNALCMEAPENETRTEGKKGQGMLPVPHRPRQPGASGARSPGAVGSCENPDKFQFVEKSQSCAPRCSPAVDVYWSRQDKDFAFIWVTVWSILCFVSTAFTVLTFLLEPHRFQYPERPIIFLSMCYNVYSVAFIIRSVAGPENIACDRENGELYIIQEGLESTGCTIVFLILYYFGMASSIWWVILTLTWFLAAGKKWGHEAIEAHSNYFHMAAWGIPALKTIIILTMRKVAGDELTGLCYVGSMDSGALTGFVLIPLSCYLIIGTSFILTGFVALFHIRKVMKTEGTNTEKLEKLMVKIGIYSILYTVPATCVIVCYFYERLNMDYWKLRGLQTKCGSFGGPADDCSLQTSVPTVAVFMLKIFMSLVVGITSGVWVWSSKTLQTWQGLCSRKLADRTSVRKPCGGVNCGSTHCHYKPPAVVLHMAKTDPHSDSPTHV; translated from the coding sequence ATGGATGGTTGTCCGCTGCAGGTGGCGCTTGCCTTATGTCTGCTGGTGATTTCCAGCTCCAGCTTTGAGATTGGCTCGTACGACCTGGACCGGGACAGACCGGCTAAGTGCGAGCCCATCGTGATCCCCATGTGCCAGGGAATCGGCTACAACCTCACCCGGATGCCCAACTTCATGCAGCACGACGACCAGGAGGAGGCTGCCATCAAGCTGCTGGAGTTCGCCCCCCTGGTGAAATACGGCTGCGACGTGCACCTCCGCTTCTTTCTCTGCTCCCTCTACGCCCCCATGTGCACCGACAAAGTGTCGACCTCCATCCCCGCCTGCAGGCCCATGTGCGAGCAGGCCAGGGAGAAGTGTGCCCCCATCATGAAGCAGTTCAGCTACACCTGGCCCGACTCGCTCAACTGCTCCAAGCTGCCCACCAGGAATGACCCCAACGCCCTGTGCATGGAGGCCCCCGAGAACGAAACCAGGACGGAGGGTAAGAAGGGTCAGGGGATGCTCCCGGTGCCCCACAGGCCACGGCAGCCGGGTGCCAGCGGGGCCCGCTCTCCGGGCGCTGTGGGCTCCTGTGAAAACCCAGATAAGTTCCAGTTCGTGGAGAAGAGCCAGTCCTGCGCCCCCCGCTGCTCGCCGGCCGTGGACGTCTACTGGTCCAGGCAGGACAAGGACTTCGCCTTCATCTGGGTGACCGTGTGGTCCATCCTGTGTTTTGTGTCCACCGCGTTCACTGTTCTGACCTTCCTCCTTGAGCCCCACCGCTTCCAGTACCCCGAGAGGCCCATCATATTCCTCTCCATGTGTTACAACGTCTACTCCGTGGCCTTCATCATCCGTTCAGTGGCGGGCCCAGAGAACATCGCCTGCGACCGGGAGAACGGGGAGCTCTATATCATCCAGGAGGGTCTGGAGTCAACTGGGTGCACCATAGTCTTCCTCATCCTTTACTACTTTGGGATGGCGTCTTCGATCTGGTGGGTCATCCTCACCCTCACCTGGTTCCTGGCTGCGGGGAAGAAGTGGGGTCACGAGGCCATTGAAGCCCACAGCAACTACTTCCACATGGCCGCCTGGGGCATCCCCGCTCTCAAGACTATCATCATCCTCACCATGAGGAAGGTTGCCGGAGACGAGCTGACGGGGCTGTGCTACGTGGGCAGCATGGACTCGGGGGCGCTCACTGGCTTCGTCCTCATCCCGCTGTCGTGCTACCTGATCATCGGCACGTCCTTCATCCTCACGGGCTTCGTCGCCCTCTTCCACATCCGCAAGGTCATGAAGACGGAGGGCACCAACACGGAGAAGCTGGAGAAGCTCATGGTGAAGATCGGCATCTACTCCATCCTTTACACGGTGCCGGCCACTTGCGTCATCGTCTGCTACTTCTACGAGCGGCTCAACATGGACTACTGGAAGCTGAGGGGCCTCCAGACGAAGTGCGGCTCCTTCGGGGGCCCCGCCGACGACTGCTCGCTGCAGACGTCCGTGCCCACGGTGGCCGTGTTCATGCTGAAGATCTTCATGTCGCTGGTGGTGGGGATCACCAGTGGGGTGTGGGTGTGGAGCTCCAAGACCCTGCAGACCTGGCAGGGCCTGTGCAGCAGGAAGCTGGCGGACAGGACTAGTGTGAGGAAGCCCTGCGGCGGCGTGAACTGCGGCAGCACGCACTGCCACTACAAACCCCCTGCTGTGGTTCTGCACATGGCCAAGACTGACCCACACTCAGACAGCCCCACACATGTCTGA